One Cololabis saira isolate AMF1-May2022 chromosome 18, fColSai1.1, whole genome shotgun sequence genomic region harbors:
- the LOC133464382 gene encoding cAMP-specific 3',5'-cyclic phosphodiesterase 7B-like isoform X3, with protein MSCLVVQAPQRQTGLVSSGSRSVWTSRPWCAPTQQDRDEQLSVFVRQLEVAKQLDLPRCGAVTFKPAEQNAIQLRMLADGKLSTGHSGVLLAERRGSYPLINLRILKTSAQQGGVESGTRRKVRRLLSFQRYCHASRLLRDLVPHTPGSLHLLDDDYLGQAAHMLSRVGTWNFDIFLFDRLTNGNSLVTLMCHLFNIYGLIHHFQLDMVKLHRFLGMVQEDYHSQNPYHNAVHAADVTQAMYCYLKEPKLAEQLTPLDVFLGLMAAAAHDVDHPGVNQPFLVKTRHHLASLYQNTSVLESHHWRSTVGMLRESGLLSHLPADLSQDIEQQLGSLILATDIGRQNEFLLTFREHLDNQDLDLQVASHRHFILQIALKCADVCNPCRTWELSRQWSERVCEEFYRQGELERKFDLEISPLCDQQADSVPAIQTGFISYIVEPLFEEWHRFTEPSLLSQTMLGHLHKNKACWSRLRYARAPSDAQTHPYADEAQPEGKDAEEEDIP; from the exons ATGTCCTGTTTAGTGGTCCAG GCTCCCCAGCGCCAGACTGGTCTGGTTTCCTCTGGTTCCAGATCGGTCTGGACTTCACGCCCGTGGTGCGCGCCGACtcagcaggacagagacgagcAGCTGAGCGTCTTCGTCCGGCAGCTGGAGGTGGCCAAGCAGCTGGATCTGCCG AGGTGTGGAGCGGTCACGTTTAAACCGGCCGAGCAGAATGCCATACAGCTTCGCATGCTGG CTGATGGTAAACTCAGTACGGGACACTCTGGTGTGCTGTTGGCCGAGAGGCGAGGCTCATACCCACTGATCAACCTGCGGATCCTGAAAA CAAGTGCCCAGCAGGGAGGGGTGGAGTCTGGCACCAGGAGGAAGGTGAGGCGCCTGCTGAGCTTCCAGAGATACTGCCACGCCTCCAGGCTGCTGAGGGACCTGGTTCCTCACACCCCCGGCTCATTGCACCTGCTGGATGATGACTACCTGGGACAGGCAGCG CACATGTTATCAAGAGTTGGCACGTGGAACTTTGATATTTTCCTCTTTGATCGACTTACAAACG GTAACAGTCTGGTGACTCTGATGTGCCATCTCTTCAACATCTACGGTCTCATTCACCACTTCCAGCTGGACATGGTGAAGCTGCACAGGTTTCTTG GCATGGTGCAGGAGGACTACCATTCCCAGAATCCGTATCACAATGCTGTTCACGCTGCCGACGTCACTCAAGCCATGTACTGCTATCTGAAGGAGCCGAAG CTGGCTGAGCAGCTGACTCCTCTGGACGTCTTCCTGGGTCTGATGGCGGCGGCGGCTCATGACGTGGATCATCCTGGAGTCAACCAGCCCTTTCTCGTCAAGACCAGACACCATCTGGCATCCCTTTACCAG AACACATCTGTGCTGGAGAGTCACCACTGGAGATCCACGGTGGGCATGCTGCGGGAGTCGGGGCTGCTGTCCCACCTGCCTGCCGACCTCTC GCAGGACATCGAACAGCAGCTGGGCTCTCTCATCCTGGCTACAGACATCGGCAGGCAGAACGAGTTCCTGTTGACGTTCAGAGAACATCTGGacaaccaggacctggaccttcaAGTGGCTTCACACAGGCACTTCATCCTGCAG ATTGCTCTGAAGTGTGCAGACGTCTGTAACCCATGTCGGACGTGGGAACTGAGCAGACAGTGGAGTGAGAGGGTGTGTGAGGAGTTTTACAGGCAAG GTGAGCTGGAGAGGAAGTTTGACTTGGAGATCAGTCCTCTGTGTGACCAACAAGCAGATTCTGTCCCAGCTATTCAAACAG GTTTCATTTCCTACATCGTGGAGCCTCTGTTTGAGGAGTGGCATCGTTTCACCGAACCCAGTCTGCTCAGCCAGACTATGCTGGGTCACCTGCACAAGAACAAGGCTTGCTGGAGTCGCCTTCGATACGCACGCGCGCCTTCGGACGCGCAAACTCACCCCTACGCTGATGAAGCCCAGCCCGAAGGAAAAGATGCAGAGGAAGAAGACATTCCTTAA
- the LOC133464382 gene encoding cAMP-specific 3',5'-cyclic phosphodiesterase 7B-like isoform X1 — MPVLEGLWGPDLRMRDSGLAVGVCPDQPPDSPVWGPLRTPSVTCGGLSLALELPALIRQLREAWRARRGGSCTPDTSQGGTWVEAGKEEVEEVKRDIENSIAHLEADGKLSTGHSGVLLAERRGSYPLINLRILKTSAQQGGVESGTRRKVRRLLSFQRYCHASRLLRDLVPHTPGSLHLLDDDYLGQAAHMLSRVGTWNFDIFLFDRLTNGNSLVTLMCHLFNIYGLIHHFQLDMVKLHRFLGMVQEDYHSQNPYHNAVHAADVTQAMYCYLKEPKLAEQLTPLDVFLGLMAAAAHDVDHPGVNQPFLVKTRHHLASLYQNTSVLESHHWRSTVGMLRESGLLSHLPADLSQDIEQQLGSLILATDIGRQNEFLLTFREHLDNQDLDLQVASHRHFILQIALKCADVCNPCRTWELSRQWSERVCEEFYRQGELERKFDLEISPLCDQQADSVPAIQTGFISYIVEPLFEEWHRFTEPSLLSQTMLGHLHKNKACWSRLRYARAPSDAQTHPYADEAQPEGKDAEEEDIP; from the exons ATGCCAGTACTTGAGGGGCTCTGGGGCCCAGATCTCAGGATGCGGGACTCTGGTCTTGCCGTCGGGGTTTGTCCAGATCAGCCTCCCGACTCGCCGGTGTGGGGACCCCTGAGGACTCCTTCCGTTACTTGCGGTGGCCTGTCGCTGGCGCTGGAGCTCCCAGCTCTCATACGGCAGCTCAGGGAAGCCTGGAGAGCACGCAGGGGAGGCTCCTGCACGCCTGACACTAGTCAAGGCGGCACTTGGGTGGAAGCAGggaaggaggaggtggaggaggtgaaGAGGGACATAGAGAACAGCATTGCACATCTGGAAG CTGATGGTAAACTCAGTACGGGACACTCTGGTGTGCTGTTGGCCGAGAGGCGAGGCTCATACCCACTGATCAACCTGCGGATCCTGAAAA CAAGTGCCCAGCAGGGAGGGGTGGAGTCTGGCACCAGGAGGAAGGTGAGGCGCCTGCTGAGCTTCCAGAGATACTGCCACGCCTCCAGGCTGCTGAGGGACCTGGTTCCTCACACCCCCGGCTCATTGCACCTGCTGGATGATGACTACCTGGGACAGGCAGCG CACATGTTATCAAGAGTTGGCACGTGGAACTTTGATATTTTCCTCTTTGATCGACTTACAAACG GTAACAGTCTGGTGACTCTGATGTGCCATCTCTTCAACATCTACGGTCTCATTCACCACTTCCAGCTGGACATGGTGAAGCTGCACAGGTTTCTTG GCATGGTGCAGGAGGACTACCATTCCCAGAATCCGTATCACAATGCTGTTCACGCTGCCGACGTCACTCAAGCCATGTACTGCTATCTGAAGGAGCCGAAG CTGGCTGAGCAGCTGACTCCTCTGGACGTCTTCCTGGGTCTGATGGCGGCGGCGGCTCATGACGTGGATCATCCTGGAGTCAACCAGCCCTTTCTCGTCAAGACCAGACACCATCTGGCATCCCTTTACCAG AACACATCTGTGCTGGAGAGTCACCACTGGAGATCCACGGTGGGCATGCTGCGGGAGTCGGGGCTGCTGTCCCACCTGCCTGCCGACCTCTC GCAGGACATCGAACAGCAGCTGGGCTCTCTCATCCTGGCTACAGACATCGGCAGGCAGAACGAGTTCCTGTTGACGTTCAGAGAACATCTGGacaaccaggacctggaccttcaAGTGGCTTCACACAGGCACTTCATCCTGCAG ATTGCTCTGAAGTGTGCAGACGTCTGTAACCCATGTCGGACGTGGGAACTGAGCAGACAGTGGAGTGAGAGGGTGTGTGAGGAGTTTTACAGGCAAG GTGAGCTGGAGAGGAAGTTTGACTTGGAGATCAGTCCTCTGTGTGACCAACAAGCAGATTCTGTCCCAGCTATTCAAACAG GTTTCATTTCCTACATCGTGGAGCCTCTGTTTGAGGAGTGGCATCGTTTCACCGAACCCAGTCTGCTCAGCCAGACTATGCTGGGTCACCTGCACAAGAACAAGGCTTGCTGGAGTCGCCTTCGATACGCACGCGCGCCTTCGGACGCGCAAACTCACCCCTACGCTGATGAAGCCCAGCCCGAAGGAAAAGATGCAGAGGAAGAAGACATTCCTTAA
- the mtfr2 gene encoding mitochondrial fission regulator 2: MSLLEDVLDVLRMVLDYFGVPPDMLVPVWDSQLCGQYRSIVRMIGTNLPLEPLPRIHFQIPLVNHRPDGYLDVPANIPDTRAIPSFADVMWVFGDEGDNYARTRNHLPPKMQCSVNRDLTSYTRPTLNEAQRGRRAVGQTVAPEALKKITALEDELFKLRAQIAMIVTAAPASGLTESPDSPLKSTPPVPTHTSTPRSTAPPPPPPPPPPPPPCRSPSAETPSLLELIRQRKNNGTDSGRLRPQDNRGVETKTIPSMLDVLKDLNRVKLRAVKRSPGGSPVKRRRSKGFAALANDPAALIADALKKKFAHHHLNNSSDKENSQELSPFGSPEMPQVTFHNRRSHGRRYL, translated from the exons ATGTCTCTACTCGAGGATGTCCTGGATGTGCTTCGCATGGTCCTGGATTACTTTGGAGTGCCTCCAGACATG CTGGTTCCGGTATGGGACAGCCAGCTGTGCGGACAGTATCGCAGCATTGTGCGGATGATTGGCACAAATCTTCCACTGGAGCCTCTTCCACGTATCCACTTTCAG ATCCCCCTCGTCAATCATCGTCCCGATGGATACCTCGATGTCCCAGCAAACATACCAGACACACGAGCCATCCCCTCATTTGCAGACGTCATGTGGGTATTTGGCGATGAAGGTGACAATTACGCCAGAACTAG GAACCATTTACCTCCAAAAATGCAATGCTCTGTGAATCGTGACCTTACGAGTTACACAAGACCAACACTGAATGAAGCTCAGAGAGGACGAAGAGCTGTTGGACAAACCGTTGCCCCAGAAGCCCTGAAGAAGATCACGGCGCTGGAGGACGAACTCTTCAAACTACGGGCTCAGATAGCTATGATTGTCACTGCTGCTCCAGCGTCAG GCCTGACTGAGTCCCCAGATTCGCCTTTGAAGTCCACTCCTCCAGTCCCAACTCACACCTCCACACCTCGTTccactgctcctcctcctcctccaccacctcctccaccacctcctcccTGCCGAAGCCCCTCAGCTGAGACACCCTCGCTGTTAGAGTTGATCAGACAGCGCAAGAACAACGGGACTGACAGTGGTCGGCTCCGACCCCAGGACAACCGAGGAGTGGAAACTAAAACCATCCCTTCCATGCTGGATGTTCTGAAAGACTTAAATCGAGTGAAATTGCGCGCAGTGAAAAG ATCACCAGGAGGCTCACCAGTCAAGAGGAGACGTAGTAAGGGATTTGCTGCACTGGCAAATGATCCTGCAGCTCTCATCGCTGATGCACTGAAGAAAAAGTTTGCCCATCATCATCTTAACAACTCTTCCGATAAGGAGAATTCCCAGGAGCTCTCACCCTTCGGCAGTCCAGAGATGCCTCAG GTTACTTTCCACAACAGACGCAGTCATGGTCGCCGCTATTTATGA
- the LOC133464382 gene encoding cAMP-specific 3',5'-cyclic phosphodiesterase 7B-like isoform X5, which translates to MSCLVVQRCGAVTFKPAEQNAIQLRMLADGKLSTGHSGVLLAERRGSYPLINLRILKTSAQQGGVESGTRRKVRRLLSFQRYCHASRLLRDLVPHTPGSLHLLDDDYLGQAAHMLSRVGTWNFDIFLFDRLTNGNSLVTLMCHLFNIYGLIHHFQLDMVKLHRFLGMVQEDYHSQNPYHNAVHAADVTQAMYCYLKEPKLAEQLTPLDVFLGLMAAAAHDVDHPGVNQPFLVKTRHHLASLYQNTSVLESHHWRSTVGMLRESGLLSHLPADLSQDIEQQLGSLILATDIGRQNEFLLTFREHLDNQDLDLQVASHRHFILQIALKCADVCNPCRTWELSRQWSERVCEEFYRQGELERKFDLEISPLCDQQADSVPAIQTGFISYIVEPLFEEWHRFTEPSLLSQTMLGHLHKNKACWSRLRYARAPSDAQTHPYADEAQPEGKDAEEEDIP; encoded by the exons ATGTCCTGTTTAGTGGTCCAG AGGTGTGGAGCGGTCACGTTTAAACCGGCCGAGCAGAATGCCATACAGCTTCGCATGCTGG CTGATGGTAAACTCAGTACGGGACACTCTGGTGTGCTGTTGGCCGAGAGGCGAGGCTCATACCCACTGATCAACCTGCGGATCCTGAAAA CAAGTGCCCAGCAGGGAGGGGTGGAGTCTGGCACCAGGAGGAAGGTGAGGCGCCTGCTGAGCTTCCAGAGATACTGCCACGCCTCCAGGCTGCTGAGGGACCTGGTTCCTCACACCCCCGGCTCATTGCACCTGCTGGATGATGACTACCTGGGACAGGCAGCG CACATGTTATCAAGAGTTGGCACGTGGAACTTTGATATTTTCCTCTTTGATCGACTTACAAACG GTAACAGTCTGGTGACTCTGATGTGCCATCTCTTCAACATCTACGGTCTCATTCACCACTTCCAGCTGGACATGGTGAAGCTGCACAGGTTTCTTG GCATGGTGCAGGAGGACTACCATTCCCAGAATCCGTATCACAATGCTGTTCACGCTGCCGACGTCACTCAAGCCATGTACTGCTATCTGAAGGAGCCGAAG CTGGCTGAGCAGCTGACTCCTCTGGACGTCTTCCTGGGTCTGATGGCGGCGGCGGCTCATGACGTGGATCATCCTGGAGTCAACCAGCCCTTTCTCGTCAAGACCAGACACCATCTGGCATCCCTTTACCAG AACACATCTGTGCTGGAGAGTCACCACTGGAGATCCACGGTGGGCATGCTGCGGGAGTCGGGGCTGCTGTCCCACCTGCCTGCCGACCTCTC GCAGGACATCGAACAGCAGCTGGGCTCTCTCATCCTGGCTACAGACATCGGCAGGCAGAACGAGTTCCTGTTGACGTTCAGAGAACATCTGGacaaccaggacctggaccttcaAGTGGCTTCACACAGGCACTTCATCCTGCAG ATTGCTCTGAAGTGTGCAGACGTCTGTAACCCATGTCGGACGTGGGAACTGAGCAGACAGTGGAGTGAGAGGGTGTGTGAGGAGTTTTACAGGCAAG GTGAGCTGGAGAGGAAGTTTGACTTGGAGATCAGTCCTCTGTGTGACCAACAAGCAGATTCTGTCCCAGCTATTCAAACAG GTTTCATTTCCTACATCGTGGAGCCTCTGTTTGAGGAGTGGCATCGTTTCACCGAACCCAGTCTGCTCAGCCAGACTATGCTGGGTCACCTGCACAAGAACAAGGCTTGCTGGAGTCGCCTTCGATACGCACGCGCGCCTTCGGACGCGCAAACTCACCCCTACGCTGATGAAGCCCAGCCCGAAGGAAAAGATGCAGAGGAAGAAGACATTCCTTAA
- the LOC133464382 gene encoding cAMP-specific 3',5'-cyclic phosphodiesterase 7B-like isoform X2, which produces MSCLVVQQAPQRQTGLVSSGSRSVWTSRPWCAPTQQDRDEQLSVFVRQLEVAKQLDLPRCGAVTFKPAEQNAIQLRMLADGKLSTGHSGVLLAERRGSYPLINLRILKTSAQQGGVESGTRRKVRRLLSFQRYCHASRLLRDLVPHTPGSLHLLDDDYLGQAAHMLSRVGTWNFDIFLFDRLTNGNSLVTLMCHLFNIYGLIHHFQLDMVKLHRFLGMVQEDYHSQNPYHNAVHAADVTQAMYCYLKEPKLAEQLTPLDVFLGLMAAAAHDVDHPGVNQPFLVKTRHHLASLYQNTSVLESHHWRSTVGMLRESGLLSHLPADLSQDIEQQLGSLILATDIGRQNEFLLTFREHLDNQDLDLQVASHRHFILQIALKCADVCNPCRTWELSRQWSERVCEEFYRQGELERKFDLEISPLCDQQADSVPAIQTGFISYIVEPLFEEWHRFTEPSLLSQTMLGHLHKNKACWSRLRYARAPSDAQTHPYADEAQPEGKDAEEEDIP; this is translated from the exons ATGTCCTGTTTAGTGGTCCAG CAGGCTCCCCAGCGCCAGACTGGTCTGGTTTCCTCTGGTTCCAGATCGGTCTGGACTTCACGCCCGTGGTGCGCGCCGACtcagcaggacagagacgagcAGCTGAGCGTCTTCGTCCGGCAGCTGGAGGTGGCCAAGCAGCTGGATCTGCCG AGGTGTGGAGCGGTCACGTTTAAACCGGCCGAGCAGAATGCCATACAGCTTCGCATGCTGG CTGATGGTAAACTCAGTACGGGACACTCTGGTGTGCTGTTGGCCGAGAGGCGAGGCTCATACCCACTGATCAACCTGCGGATCCTGAAAA CAAGTGCCCAGCAGGGAGGGGTGGAGTCTGGCACCAGGAGGAAGGTGAGGCGCCTGCTGAGCTTCCAGAGATACTGCCACGCCTCCAGGCTGCTGAGGGACCTGGTTCCTCACACCCCCGGCTCATTGCACCTGCTGGATGATGACTACCTGGGACAGGCAGCG CACATGTTATCAAGAGTTGGCACGTGGAACTTTGATATTTTCCTCTTTGATCGACTTACAAACG GTAACAGTCTGGTGACTCTGATGTGCCATCTCTTCAACATCTACGGTCTCATTCACCACTTCCAGCTGGACATGGTGAAGCTGCACAGGTTTCTTG GCATGGTGCAGGAGGACTACCATTCCCAGAATCCGTATCACAATGCTGTTCACGCTGCCGACGTCACTCAAGCCATGTACTGCTATCTGAAGGAGCCGAAG CTGGCTGAGCAGCTGACTCCTCTGGACGTCTTCCTGGGTCTGATGGCGGCGGCGGCTCATGACGTGGATCATCCTGGAGTCAACCAGCCCTTTCTCGTCAAGACCAGACACCATCTGGCATCCCTTTACCAG AACACATCTGTGCTGGAGAGTCACCACTGGAGATCCACGGTGGGCATGCTGCGGGAGTCGGGGCTGCTGTCCCACCTGCCTGCCGACCTCTC GCAGGACATCGAACAGCAGCTGGGCTCTCTCATCCTGGCTACAGACATCGGCAGGCAGAACGAGTTCCTGTTGACGTTCAGAGAACATCTGGacaaccaggacctggaccttcaAGTGGCTTCACACAGGCACTTCATCCTGCAG ATTGCTCTGAAGTGTGCAGACGTCTGTAACCCATGTCGGACGTGGGAACTGAGCAGACAGTGGAGTGAGAGGGTGTGTGAGGAGTTTTACAGGCAAG GTGAGCTGGAGAGGAAGTTTGACTTGGAGATCAGTCCTCTGTGTGACCAACAAGCAGATTCTGTCCCAGCTATTCAAACAG GTTTCATTTCCTACATCGTGGAGCCTCTGTTTGAGGAGTGGCATCGTTTCACCGAACCCAGTCTGCTCAGCCAGACTATGCTGGGTCACCTGCACAAGAACAAGGCTTGCTGGAGTCGCCTTCGATACGCACGCGCGCCTTCGGACGCGCAAACTCACCCCTACGCTGATGAAGCCCAGCCCGAAGGAAAAGATGCAGAGGAAGAAGACATTCCTTAA
- the LOC133464382 gene encoding cAMP-specific 3',5'-cyclic phosphodiesterase 7B-like isoform X4, with translation MSCLVVQIGLDFTPVVRADSAGQRRAAERLRPAAGGGQAAGSAGRCGAVTFKPAEQNAIQLRMLADGKLSTGHSGVLLAERRGSYPLINLRILKTSAQQGGVESGTRRKVRRLLSFQRYCHASRLLRDLVPHTPGSLHLLDDDYLGQAAHMLSRVGTWNFDIFLFDRLTNGNSLVTLMCHLFNIYGLIHHFQLDMVKLHRFLGMVQEDYHSQNPYHNAVHAADVTQAMYCYLKEPKLAEQLTPLDVFLGLMAAAAHDVDHPGVNQPFLVKTRHHLASLYQNTSVLESHHWRSTVGMLRESGLLSHLPADLSQDIEQQLGSLILATDIGRQNEFLLTFREHLDNQDLDLQVASHRHFILQIALKCADVCNPCRTWELSRQWSERVCEEFYRQGELERKFDLEISPLCDQQADSVPAIQTGFISYIVEPLFEEWHRFTEPSLLSQTMLGHLHKNKACWSRLRYARAPSDAQTHPYADEAQPEGKDAEEEDIP, from the exons ATGTCCTGTTTAGTGGTCCAG ATCGGTCTGGACTTCACGCCCGTGGTGCGCGCCGACtcagcaggacagagacgagcAGCTGAGCGTCTTCGTCCGGCAGCTGGAGGTGGCCAAGCAGCTGGATCTGCCGGT AGGTGTGGAGCGGTCACGTTTAAACCGGCCGAGCAGAATGCCATACAGCTTCGCATGCTGG CTGATGGTAAACTCAGTACGGGACACTCTGGTGTGCTGTTGGCCGAGAGGCGAGGCTCATACCCACTGATCAACCTGCGGATCCTGAAAA CAAGTGCCCAGCAGGGAGGGGTGGAGTCTGGCACCAGGAGGAAGGTGAGGCGCCTGCTGAGCTTCCAGAGATACTGCCACGCCTCCAGGCTGCTGAGGGACCTGGTTCCTCACACCCCCGGCTCATTGCACCTGCTGGATGATGACTACCTGGGACAGGCAGCG CACATGTTATCAAGAGTTGGCACGTGGAACTTTGATATTTTCCTCTTTGATCGACTTACAAACG GTAACAGTCTGGTGACTCTGATGTGCCATCTCTTCAACATCTACGGTCTCATTCACCACTTCCAGCTGGACATGGTGAAGCTGCACAGGTTTCTTG GCATGGTGCAGGAGGACTACCATTCCCAGAATCCGTATCACAATGCTGTTCACGCTGCCGACGTCACTCAAGCCATGTACTGCTATCTGAAGGAGCCGAAG CTGGCTGAGCAGCTGACTCCTCTGGACGTCTTCCTGGGTCTGATGGCGGCGGCGGCTCATGACGTGGATCATCCTGGAGTCAACCAGCCCTTTCTCGTCAAGACCAGACACCATCTGGCATCCCTTTACCAG AACACATCTGTGCTGGAGAGTCACCACTGGAGATCCACGGTGGGCATGCTGCGGGAGTCGGGGCTGCTGTCCCACCTGCCTGCCGACCTCTC GCAGGACATCGAACAGCAGCTGGGCTCTCTCATCCTGGCTACAGACATCGGCAGGCAGAACGAGTTCCTGTTGACGTTCAGAGAACATCTGGacaaccaggacctggaccttcaAGTGGCTTCACACAGGCACTTCATCCTGCAG ATTGCTCTGAAGTGTGCAGACGTCTGTAACCCATGTCGGACGTGGGAACTGAGCAGACAGTGGAGTGAGAGGGTGTGTGAGGAGTTTTACAGGCAAG GTGAGCTGGAGAGGAAGTTTGACTTGGAGATCAGTCCTCTGTGTGACCAACAAGCAGATTCTGTCCCAGCTATTCAAACAG GTTTCATTTCCTACATCGTGGAGCCTCTGTTTGAGGAGTGGCATCGTTTCACCGAACCCAGTCTGCTCAGCCAGACTATGCTGGGTCACCTGCACAAGAACAAGGCTTGCTGGAGTCGCCTTCGATACGCACGCGCGCCTTCGGACGCGCAAACTCACCCCTACGCTGATGAAGCCCAGCCCGAAGGAAAAGATGCAGAGGAAGAAGACATTCCTTAA